The Rhodanobacteraceae bacterium genomic sequence TCGCCGAGGAAAACCTTGGCTTTCCGGCCCAGCAATCCGAGGTTGGCCATCAGGTACGGATACAGCGCCGATGCCAGCAGCAGCACGATGACGGTCCGCGGCGCCGGCATGTCCGGCGCCATCAGCACGGCAATCGCGCCCGTGCTCACCAGCGCGAGGCAGCCCGCTAGACCGTCGATGCCATCCATGAGGTTGAACGCATTGATCAGCCCGATCACGGCCACGATGGTGAATGGAATGCCCAGCCATCCGAGCGTCAATTCGTACCCGTGCAGCACGCCGAGCGAATGCACGTACACACCCGTCGTCGCCATCACGATCACGACCGCGGCGGTCTGCACCGCCACCCGCACGCTCACGCGCAATCCGTAGCGGTCATCGAGCGCGCCTAGCGCCACCAGCACGCACGCCGTGGCCAGCACGATGTCGTCGAAACGCCGCAGATGTCCCAGCCATAACCACCCGGCCAGCACGCCCGCAAAAATCGACAGCCCGCCCACCAGCGGCGTGGCGAGCGCATGCCGTTTGCGCGCATCGGGATAATCGAGCAACCCGACCGATTTGCTCATGGGAACCAGCACGCACAATCCCAATGCCGACACGCTGATCGACACAAGGCAGGCTGACAAGACCGTGTGCGCGGCTGGAACCATCCTCGAAAATCTGGGCAGGCGGGAGGACCAGTATGCGCATGCCATCGAAACTGCTGCTGAATATTTTCGAGGAATGTAGGGCAGTAATTTCTCCAAAATGAACGTGTTTATCTACCCCAATGCTCCATGAATGAACTGCCGATTTGTCCATGCATGACGTCGGATTTTCATCGGAAAGGATTGCCGGGTTTGACGCGTGCATGTCGTGGGCGTGCCGGGGGTCGCGCGAGTGCGCATCCGCACATCGCGCGGATGACCCACCTGTGAACGTCGCGGCGCCGGGACCTGAGCGGTGTCCTGCAGAAGCCGGCGCCGGACCTGCACGGCATGAATGTTGCTTGTATCCTGCTGCAGCGGGATGGGGGAGATCGCACTGGGCATCGGTCCGTCCTTCTTTTCCGGCCCGCCGCAACCGTCGGGGAAGATCCCGGCTGCGAGGAACCGCGAGTGACCACCACCGACATCGGCATCCTGCTCGTCATCCTGTGCGTCCTGTTGTGGGCGATCATGGCTGCGCTGCACCGGCACACGGTGCAACTGGAAGCACTGAAGACGCAGATGCAGGAATTGCGGAAAGCGCAGCAGAACCAGTCCGGCCACGGGTCGGAGCCTGCGCGCACATCCCATCCACACGACGACATCGAACGCCTCGCACCGCACGCGGTGGACAATCCTTCGCTCAGGACCGGGCGGAAATCCGGGTCGTAGTCCGCGTTGCCGGACACGGCGGTGCCGGGCCGAAACGGCGTGCGGTTTTCCGCCGGCAGACAGGGCTTTCGCCACTTTCGCCGGGTCCGGCTTGGGTGTAGGTTTCGCGGGTTCCCTCCCCGGAGCGCCCGCCATGCCCGCCTTCACGCGTTGTCTCGCCCTGCTGCTCGCCGGTTTCATTTTCGTGCCGCTCGCGCGCGCCGACGCGCCGCCGGCGCAATCGGAAAACGCGCGGATCGAGCACATCCTGGCGCAACGCGCCAAAGTCAAGGACATCCCGGTCGTGGCGCTGTCCTGGGACGGACAGCGTCTTGCGTGGGTGGTGTCGCACGACGACAAGACCACGCTGATGCTCGCGTCGTGGAACGGACAGAACGCCCGCCCGGCCGGGATTCCGGGCGATTGCCGTGAACAGGACCTTCGCTGGGCGCCGCGCGCAAACGAGCTGGCGGTGCTGACCCGCTGCAAGGTCGATCCTTCCAACACCAAGCCGATCCGCGGCGCGATCTGGCTGATCGATGTGCAGCGCGGCCAGCCGCCGCGCAAGCTCGCCGACATCGAGGGCTTCGCGCAGGGCATGCAGTGGAGCCGTGACGGCCAGCGCATCGCGTTCCTGTACGTGCCGGGCGCGACGCGCCTGCCCTACGCGACCGCATCCGGCAACCCGCGCGTCGGCGTGATCGGCGAAACCGATGAGCAGGTGGAGCGTATCGCGCAGATCCCGGTTGCGGGAGGTGCGGTGGAAGTCCTGACGCCCGAGAACCTGTACGTCTACGAATTCCGGCTGTCGCCGATCGGCAACCGCCTTGCGTACACCGCCGCGCCGCCGCCGGGCGACAACAACTGGTGGACGGCCAAACTGTACGTGCAGGATGCGCGGGCGGGCGCCGCGCCCAAGATGATCGTCGATCCGGCCACGGTGGAAGGCCCGCTGCATGGACTGCAGATGGCGCTGCCGCGCTGGTCCCCCGATGCCGCGCGCATCGTTTTCATCGGCGGACTGATGAGCGATCGCGGCGCCACCGGCGGCGACCTCTACGGCGTGCCCGCGTCGGGCGGCACGCCGATCGACCTGACCGAAGGCATCAAGGTCACGCCGGCGTGGTTCACCTTCCTCGGCCCGCGCTCGCTGCTGGTCAACCAGATCGCGAGCGGCAAGGTGCAGGTCACGGAATACACGCTCGACGGCAACGTCGCGCGGCAGACCCGCACCTGGTTCACCGCACCCGGCCGCATCGGCGACGGGCGCGCCGAACTGTCCGTGGCGCTGTCGGACAAGGCGCCGTTGCGCATCGCCTACGCCGCGGATTCCTTCGATGAGCCGCCCGAGGTGCACGCAGGCTTGCTCGCCACCCGGCCGCCGCCCGCGGTCACGACCATCAACGCCGATCTCAAACCCGAATGGGGCAAGACGCAATCGGTGGAATGGAACCACGGCGGTTTCCGCGTGCAGGGCTGGCTGATGTACCCGGCCCGCTACGACGCGCACCGGCGCTATCCGATGATCGTGTACGTCCACGGCGGCCCGTCCTCGGCCACCCTTCCGGCCTGGCGCAACAACGCGACCGCGCTTTCGCAATTCGGCTACTTCGTGCTGATGCCGAACCCGCGCGGCAGCTTCGGCGAAGGCGAGGCGTTCGCGCAGGCCATCCGCAACCAGATGGGCTACGGCGATCTCGACGACATCCTCGCGGGCGTGGACAAGGTCGAGAAACTGGCGCCGATCGACAACGCCCGGCTCGGGATGACGGGCTGGAGCTACGGCGGTTTCATGAGCATGTTCGCGCCGACGCGCACCCACCGTTTCAAGGCGGTGGTGGCGGGCGCGGGGCTGTCCGACTGGCAGAGCTACTACGGCGAGAACCAGATCGACCAGTGGATGATCCCGTTCTTCGGCGCGTCGCTGTACGACGATCCGGCGGCCTACGCGAAAAGTTCGGCGATCAATTTCATCAGGAACACCCAAACGCCCGCGTTGATCGTGGTGGGCGAGCGCGACGAGGAATGCCCGGCGCCGCAGTCGTTCGAATACTGGCACGCGCTCAAGACGCTGGGCGTGCCGACCACGCTGGTGGTGTACGCCAACCAGGGTCACCACATCGCCGACCATGTCGATCAGGAAGACATCCTGCGACGCACGCTGGACTGGTTCGGGAAATACCTGTCGGCGTCCCAATGACATGCATCCCGGTCTGCACGCGCGCTCCTGCAAAGCCGCATTCGCTGGAGCTCGCGTGCAGGCGACCGCAAATGCCAAGGGACTCTGATTTTGTTCGTCACTCCGGGGCCGCCGCGGCTTTTCGCGGCGGAACCCGGAATCCAGTGTCTTTGCATGTCAACGCGTTATAACAAAGACACTGGATTCCCGCTTGCGCGGGAATGACGATCGTGGATCGATCAGTATTTACCTAAAACAGATCGCCTTGAGGAGAAGCCTCACGCGGCGGCGTGAAGCGCGTGCAATCCAGCGGCCATTCGCGGCGGCGCACGTAGCCGAACTTGCGGCAGGCGACCTCGAACCGCCGCGACAGCAGGCGCGCGAATTCGCCCTCGCCGTGCATGCGGGTGCGGAAGTCGCTGTTGTAGTCGCGGCCGCCGCGCATCTGCCGCACCAGGCTCATCACGTGTTCGGCGCGTTGCGGCACGTGCAGTTCCAGCCATTCGCGGAACAACGTCTTCAGTTCCCACGGCAGCCGCAGCACGGTGTAGCCGGCCACGCGCGCGCCGGCTTGCGACGCGGCTTCCAGCACGTGTTCCAGGTCGCGGTCGGTCAGTGCCGGAATGATCGGCGCGACCAGCACGCCGCACGGCACGCCGGCATCGTTCAGCGCCTTGATCGCCGCGATGCGGCGGTGCGGCGCCGAGGCGCGCGGTTCCAGTTTCGATGCCAAGTGATTGTCGAGCTGCGCGCACGACACGAACACCTGCACGAGGCGTTGCTTCGCCATCGGCGCCAGCAAATCCAGATCGCGTTCGACCAGCGCGTTCTTGGTGACGATGGTGCAGGGATGGTTCGCGTCGCGCAGCACTTCCAGGATCGCGCGCGTGATCGCGCAGCGCCGCTCGATGGGCTGGTACGGATCGGTGTTGGCGCCCAGGTTGATCGGCGTGCAGCGGTAGCCGGGGCGCGCGAGTTCCTTCGCCAACAGTTCGGCTGCATTGGTCTTGGCGAACAGCCTGGTCTCGAAGTCGAGTCCCGGCGACAGGTTCAGGTAACTGTGCGAGGGACGCGCGAAACAATAGATGCAGCCGTGTTCGCAACCGCGATACGGGTTGATCGACTGCTCGAACGGCACGTCCGGCGAATCGTTGCGGCTGATGATCGAACGCGCAGTTTCCTCGCGGACCTCGGTGCGCGGCCGCGGTGCGGCCTCGTCCAGCAGCGCGCTCTGCCAGCCATCGTCCTCGGCGTGGTGGCGCACCGATTCGAAGCGGCCCTCCGGGTTGGACGCCGCGCCCCGGCCCTTGATGCGCGCGGATGGCTGGGTTTGCATCCGGCCAGCATACGCCGGCCGGTCTCGCCGGATGCGACGGACACCCCTGCCTTCGGTCACGCTTGACGCGAGGCCGCGCTGCCGTTCGGCTCCTTGTGTTGACGCTGATGTGCCGGCGTTCCGCCCTACCCCATAACCAAATTTGTGCGCATGCGCACAAAAAGTTATGAAAACGAAAGGTTGGCGAAAGGTCCACTCGCTAAAACTTTGGCCAGTCATCACCAGGAGCAGGGACAACAGGGGCATGGGAGATCTGTTTCGCAAGGAAGCGTTGCAAGCGCAACGCGGTCAATGGATGGGCGCGATCAATCTCGCGACTCCGCTGTCCTTCGTGTGGTGGGCGTTGCTGGCTGCAGCACTCGCTGCAGCGATCGTCCTGTTCCTGATCTTCGGTCAGTACACCCGCCGCGCCGATGTCACGGGGCAACTCGAGCCCACCGCGGGCATGCTCACCCTTTCGGCCAAGACCACCGGCATCGTCAAGCGCACGCTGGTGCATGAGGGTGAACAGGTCAAGGCGAACCAGCCATTGGTCGAAGTGGCGGCCGATCTGGTCAGCAGCATGGGTGATACCCACGCCGTGGTCAGTGCGCAATTGCGCGCGCAGGAAACCCAGGTTCGCGCCACGCTGGCCAATCTCCAGCCACAGGCTAATGAGCAATCCAGGGATTTGCGCAACCGGATCGGCATGCTGCAGGCGCAGGTGCGCCAGATCGACGTGCAACTGGCCCTGCAACGCAAGCAAGTCATCACGGCCACGAGCTTCGTTTCGAAAATCCAGCCATTGGTGACTCGAGGCGTCGTTTCCGTTGCGCAGTTCAATGCTTACCAATCGGCCGCGTTGAATGATCAGGCTCAGGAGAAGGCGCTGGAACGCCAGCGCCTCGACACCGAACAGCAGTTGAGCGCGCTGCAAGCGCAATTGACGCAACTTCCGCTGGACACCACGGCCAAGGCGAATCAACTGCGTGGACAACTCGCGCAGCTCGACGCACAACTGGCCGAGAACGCTGCACAAGCCGGCACCGTATTGCGCGCGCCGCGCGCGGGCATCGTTTCGACCCTGCTGGTGAAGACAGGCCAGAACGTCGTTGCCGGTCAGCCGGTATTGTCGATCCTGCCGCAGGGGTCGAAGCTGGAGGCGCAACTGCTGGTGCCCAGCAGCGCGATCGGTTTCGTGGCGCCCGGCAACCGCGTGGTGCTGCGCTATCAGGCGTATCCCTATCAGAAGTTCGGCCAGCAATACGGCAAGGTCGTGCAGGTGTCGCGCAGCGCGCTCAGCAACGCTGAGGTGGCGAGTCTGCTGGGCCAGAACGTCGCGGTGCCGTTGTACCGCGTGCTGGTCGCGTTGGACCGCCAACACATCGACGCCTATGGCAAGGCCGAAGCGCTCAAACCCGGCATGGCCCTGAACGCCGACATCCTGCTGGACCGCCGCAGCCTGTGGCAATGGGTATTCGAACCGCTGTACGGCTTGCGGCAGCAGCTTGCAGCCAATGGAGCGCATCACTAATGAGCGGTAACGCGACCATGGATGGCGGTTTCCTCGACGGCCTGCAATGGGGCTGGCGGCGCAAGCTGCCGATGATCCTGCAAACCGAAGCCGCCGAATGCGGGCTGGCGTCGCTGGCGATGATCGCGCGCCATCACGGTCACGATGTCGATCTGCCGTCGTTGCGACGCCGGCATGCGATGTCGTTGAAAGGCGCCAATCTCGCACGGGTGATGGAGATGGCCGCCAAACTGAGCTTCGAGACGCGTCCGTTGCGGCTGGAGCTCGATGAACTGCCCGAACTCAAGACGCCTTGCATCCTGCATTGGGACTTAAACCATTTCGTGGTGCTGAAGCAGGCGACGAAACGCGGCGCAGTGATCCACGACCCGGCGCGTGGGGTGCTCAAACTCTTCAACGCCGAAATCTCCAAACACTTCACCGGCGTGGCGCTCGAATTGAGTCCCGGCGCCGACTTCAAGCCGGTCAAGGCGCGCCAATCCATTTCGCTGCGTGCGCTGACCGGCAAGGTCAAGGGCTTGCCACGCGCGCTGATCCAGATCTTCGTGCTGGCGTTGGCGCTGGAAGTATTCGCGCTAGTCGGTCCGTTCTACCTGCAATGGGTGCTGGATCAAGTATTGGTCTCGGCCGACAAGAGCCTGTTGATGCTGCTCGGCATCGGCTTCCTGCTGGTGGCGCTGTTCCAGGCCGCGATTTCGGCGGTGCGCGCATGGACCATCACCTGGCTGGGCGCGATGCTGAACGTGCAGTGGATCACCAACGTGTTCGCGCACCTCTTGAAGCTGCCACTGGATTGGTACGAGAAGCGCCACGTCGGCGATGTGGTGTCGCGCTTCGGCTCGATGCAGACCATCCAGCAAACCCTCACCACCGGGTTCGTGGCTGCGATCCTGGACGGCATCATGGCCAGCCTGACCCTGGTGGTACTGGCGCTCTACAGCGTCAAGCTGACCCTGATCGTGCTGGCAGCGTTTGCGCTGTACGCCATCCTGCGCTGGTTCACCTACCAGCCGCTGCGGCGTGCGCAGGAAGACCAGATCGTTTACGCCGCGCGCCAGCAGACCGAGTTGCTGGAGGCCATCCGCGGCGCGCAGACGTTGAAGCTGTTCAACCAGCAGCAGCCGCGTACCGCGCGTTACGCCAATGCGGTCGTGGAAACGGTCAACCGCAACATCGCGATGCAGCGGCTCAACATCGCCTTCACCAGCGGCAACCAGTTGATCTTCGGCATCGAGAGGGTGGCACTCATCTGGCTGGCAGCGCTGCTGGTGCTGGATGGCACGTTCACGGCCGGCATGCTGGTGGCGTTCGCGGCCTACGCGGACCAGTTCGTGACCCGGGCCGCGAGCCTGATCGACAAAGGTATCGAGTTCCGGATGCTGCGCCTGCACGCCGAGCGGGTAGCAGACATTGCGCTGACTGCGCCCGAGCAGCACGTCGAATCGACGTGGGATGCACCGCTGCCGAAAGCCGAGATCGAAGTGCGCAACGTCAGCTTCCGCTATGCCGACGGCGAACCGTGGATTCTGAAGAATTGCTCGCTCACGATTTCGGCCGGCGAATCGGTGGCGCTGATCGGGCCGTCCGGCTGCGGCAAGACCACCTTGGCCAAGATCATCCTGGGCCTGCTGGAACCGCAGG encodes the following:
- a CDS encoding Undecaprenyl-phosphate alpha-N-acetylglucosaminyl 1-phosphate transferase, with protein sequence MVPAAHTVLSACLVSISVSALGLCVLVPMSKSVGLLDYPDARKRHALATPLVGGLSIFAGVLAGWLWLGHLRRFDDIVLATACVLVALGALDDRYGLRVSVRVAVQTAAVVIVMATTGVYVHSLGVLHGYELTLGWLGIPFTIVAVIGLINAFNLMDGIDGLAGCLALVSTGAIAVLMAPDMPAPRTVIVLLLASALYPYLMANLGLLGRKAKVFLGDSGSVVLGYLIAWTLIVLSQSSPRHISPGLVLWCVALPVMDTLAVIFRRLKRGVSPFTPDRTHIHHLLMNAGMGPRRTLVYLVAFALVLPSVGFVIHAELGAVANLVAFAVVLVLYVAFTAHLERTQSASADKSAPQGEVAPVTSGTDS
- a CDS encoding Radical SAM domain protein; this encodes MQTQPSARIKGRGAASNPEGRFESVRHHAEDDGWQSALLDEAAPRPRTEVREETARSIISRNDSPDVPFEQSINPYRGCEHGCIYCFARPSHSYLNLSPGLDFETRLFAKTNAAELLAKELARPGYRCTPINLGANTDPYQPIERRCAITRAILEVLRDANHPCTIVTKNALVERDLDLLAPMAKQRLVQVFVSCAQLDNHLASKLEPRASAPHRRIAAIKALNDAGVPCGVLVAPIIPALTDRDLEHVLEAASQAGARVAGYTVLRLPWELKTLFREWLELHVPQRAEHVMSLVRQMRGGRDYNSDFRTRMHGEGEFARLLSRRFEVACRKFGYVRRREWPLDCTRFTPPREASPQGDLF
- a CDS encoding S9 family peptidase, which gives rise to MPAFTRCLALLLAGFIFVPLARADAPPAQSENARIEHILAQRAKVKDIPVVALSWDGQRLAWVVSHDDKTTLMLASWNGQNARPAGIPGDCREQDLRWAPRANELAVLTRCKVDPSNTKPIRGAIWLIDVQRGQPPRKLADIEGFAQGMQWSRDGQRIAFLYVPGATRLPYATASGNPRVGVIGETDEQVERIAQIPVAGGAVEVLTPENLYVYEFRLSPIGNRLAYTAAPPPGDNNWWTAKLYVQDARAGAAPKMIVDPATVEGPLHGLQMALPRWSPDAARIVFIGGLMSDRGATGGDLYGVPASGGTPIDLTEGIKVTPAWFTFLGPRSLLVNQIASGKVQVTEYTLDGNVARQTRTWFTAPGRIGDGRAELSVALSDKAPLRIAYAADSFDEPPEVHAGLLATRPPPAVTTINADLKPEWGKTQSVEWNHGGFRVQGWLMYPARYDAHRRYPMIVYVHGGPSSATLPAWRNNATALSQFGYFVLMPNPRGSFGEGEAFAQAIRNQMGYGDLDDILAGVDKVEKLAPIDNARLGMTGWSYGGFMSMFAPTRTHRFKAVVAGAGLSDWQSYYGENQIDQWMIPFFGASLYDDPAAYAKSSAINFIRNTQTPALIVVGERDEECPAPQSFEYWHALKTLGVPTTLVVYANQGHHIADHVDQEDILRRTLDWFGKYLSASQ
- a CDS encoding Bacteriocin/lantibiotic efflux ABC transporter, permease/ATP-binding protein translates to MSGNATMDGGFLDGLQWGWRRKLPMILQTEAAECGLASLAMIARHHGHDVDLPSLRRRHAMSLKGANLARVMEMAAKLSFETRPLRLELDELPELKTPCILHWDLNHFVVLKQATKRGAVIHDPARGVLKLFNAEISKHFTGVALELSPGADFKPVKARQSISLRALTGKVKGLPRALIQIFVLALALEVFALVGPFYLQWVLDQVLVSADKSLLMLLGIGFLLVALFQAAISAVRAWTITWLGAMLNVQWITNVFAHLLKLPLDWYEKRHVGDVVSRFGSMQTIQQTLTTGFVAAILDGIMASLTLVVLALYSVKLTLIVLAAFALYAILRWFTYQPLRRAQEDQIVYAARQQTELLEAIRGAQTLKLFNQQQPRTARYANAVVETVNRNIAMQRLNIAFTSGNQLIFGIERVALIWLAALLVLDGTFTAGMLVAFAAYADQFVTRAASLIDKGIEFRMLRLHAERVADIALTAPEQHVESTWDAPLPKAEIEVRNVSFRYADGEPWILKNCSLTISAGESVALIGPSGCGKTTLAKIILGLLEPQEGEVLYGGIDIRRLGLGRYRNQVGAVMQDDQLFAGSIADNIACFDTESSPLRIEAAARLAAIHDDIARMPMGYQSLVGDMGSALSGGQKQRALLARALYRKPSLLVLDEATSHLDIEHERQVNAAVNRLAITRIVIAHRPETIASAQRALLVASGAVQPIPSTHPREVEVAG
- a CDS encoding HlyD family secretion protein, coding for MGDLFRKEALQAQRGQWMGAINLATPLSFVWWALLAAALAAAIVLFLIFGQYTRRADVTGQLEPTAGMLTLSAKTTGIVKRTLVHEGEQVKANQPLVEVAADLVSSMGDTHAVVSAQLRAQETQVRATLANLQPQANEQSRDLRNRIGMLQAQVRQIDVQLALQRKQVITATSFVSKIQPLVTRGVVSVAQFNAYQSAALNDQAQEKALERQRLDTEQQLSALQAQLTQLPLDTTAKANQLRGQLAQLDAQLAENAAQAGTVLRAPRAGIVSTLLVKTGQNVVAGQPVLSILPQGSKLEAQLLVPSSAIGFVAPGNRVVLRYQAYPYQKFGQQYGKVVQVSRSALSNAEVASLLGQNVAVPLYRVLVALDRQHIDAYGKAEALKPGMALNADILLDRRSLWQWVFEPLYGLRQQLAANGAHH